Proteins encoded by one window of Clostridium perfringens:
- a CDS encoding patatin-like phospholipase family protein translates to MKVGLVLSGGGGKGAYELGVWKALVEMKLDKYIEVISGTSISAFNAALFAQGDMDNAQALWDEVTMEKLVPMTKMDLLKKGVALALGVKSINFVKKHMSDRLENGDFPKDGAYEVVNKFIDINKVKESGKICYAACTELPDCKVKYFRINDYDEEVGREIIMASASLPLIYDSSEVDGKKYLDGGMVDNTPIQPVYGEGCDLIIVVHLSKEGTVDRSLYPNAQIIEIVPKSLDDSMINGTLNLDIDAKRLRAQQGYEDTMNLMSPIMNLAKTSFEFEMNEKNPILYRLFNSFKEIKEKCSKRHYS, encoded by the coding sequence ATGAAAGTTGGATTAGTTTTATCAGGTGGGGGAGGAAAAGGAGCATATGAACTGGGTGTTTGGAAAGCTTTAGTTGAAATGAAATTGGACAAGTACATAGAAGTTATATCAGGAACTTCTATTAGTGCATTTAATGCTGCCCTATTTGCTCAAGGGGATATGGACAATGCTCAAGCCTTATGGGATGAAGTTACTATGGAGAAATTAGTTCCTATGACTAAAATGGATTTGTTGAAAAAAGGTGTAGCTTTAGCCTTAGGGGTAAAAAGTATTAACTTTGTAAAAAAACATATGTCAGATAGATTAGAAAATGGAGATTTTCCTAAGGATGGAGCTTATGAAGTTGTAAATAAGTTTATAGATATAAATAAGGTTAAAGAATCAGGAAAAATTTGTTATGCTGCCTGTACGGAATTACCAGATTGTAAGGTTAAATATTTTAGAATTAATGATTATGATGAAGAGGTAGGAAGAGAAATAATAATGGCCTCAGCATCACTTCCTTTAATATATGATAGCTCAGAGGTAGATGGTAAAAAGTATTTAGATGGAGGAATGGTTGATAATACACCAATTCAACCTGTTTATGGAGAAGGTTGTGATTTAATTATTGTAGTACATTTATCTAAAGAGGGAACTGTAGATAGAAGCCTTTATCCAAATGCTCAGATAATAGAAATAGTGCCTAAGAGCTTAGATGATAGCATGATAAATGGAACATTAAATTTAGATATAGATGCAAAAAGATTAAGAGCACAGCAAGGTTATGAGGATACTATGAATCTTATGAGTCCTATAATGAATTTGGCAAAAACTAGCTTTGAATTTGAAATGAATGAAAAAAATCCAATATTATATAGGTTGTTTAATAGTTTTAAAGAAATTAAAGAAAAATGTTCTAAAAGACACTATAGTTAA
- the gshAB gene encoding bifunctional glutamate--cysteine ligase GshA/glutathione synthetase GshB: protein MVNLDKGLLKIIKDESLEDYFIKANFGLEKENVRVTESGNLALTPHPKAFGDREKNAYIKTDFSESQLEMVTPVCNTLEEVYSFICNLNKVVSLEIMKNGEFLWPQSNPPILPREEEIPIAKLSNREDELYRENLSYKYGKKKQVISGIHYNFSFKEEFIKLLYKELKVEKDFREFKDDIYLRMARNFQKYHWLLIYLTGASPVFHESYIDEIKKDGEILGEDSYYIKDYTSLRNSSYGYKNKKDYYVSYNSIGEYASDIKNLVKDKEIQSIKEYYNPIRLKSLGSEDMLESLLHKGIDYLEVRLLDLDPLSIQGVSKETLYLVHLFMIYTLLKENKEITYKDQEEFFKNHDMVALKGRNEDAVIHENGVPVLLKDKGREILSEMDEIVEILFSNNEEFKNVIKRALEKINNPHDTISEKLIKDIKEEGYINFHMRLAKEYLNNFKNKEFNLVGYEDLELSTQILILDAIKRGIEFNMMDRLENFISLSDGEKVEYVKQATKTSKDSYITALIMENKLVTKDILKENNIRVPKGKDYDNIDEAKKDFRLFKDEKIVIKPKSTNFGLGISIFPGEYSREDYDKAVEIAFREDSSILIEEFMTGKEYRFLVIGEEVVGILHREPANVIGNGESTIEELVFEKNKDPLRGRGYKTPLEKIKLGEIEEMFLKNQGLSFKYIPKNGEKIYLRENSNISTGGDSIDFTDKIHPSYKEVALKSAKAVKALICGVDMVIDNIEEEAKEKNHGIIELNFNPAIHIHCFPYKGENRKAGEKILDLLFN, encoded by the coding sequence ATGGTGAATTTAGATAAAGGTTTATTAAAAATTATAAAAGATGAAAGTTTAGAAGATTACTTTATAAAGGCTAATTTTGGTTTAGAAAAAGAAAATGTTAGGGTTACAGAAAGCGGAAACTTAGCTTTAACACCTCATCCAAAGGCCTTTGGAGATAGGGAAAAGAATGCATATATAAAAACAGATTTTTCTGAGAGTCAGTTAGAAATGGTAACACCTGTCTGTAATACTTTAGAGGAAGTTTATAGTTTTATATGTAATTTAAATAAGGTTGTATCTTTAGAGATTATGAAAAATGGAGAATTTTTATGGCCACAGAGTAATCCTCCTATATTACCAAGGGAAGAGGAGATTCCAATTGCTAAGCTTTCTAATAGAGAAGATGAATTATATAGAGAAAATCTTAGTTATAAATACGGCAAAAAGAAACAAGTAATAAGTGGAATACATTATAATTTTTCATTTAAAGAGGAATTTATTAAGTTACTTTATAAAGAGCTTAAAGTGGAAAAGGATTTTAGAGAATTTAAAGATGATATCTACCTTAGAATGGCTAGAAACTTTCAAAAATATCATTGGTTATTAATATACTTAACTGGAGCAAGTCCTGTTTTCCATGAAAGTTATATAGATGAGATTAAAAAAGATGGTGAAATTTTAGGAGAGGATTCTTATTATATAAAAGATTATACTTCTTTAAGAAATAGTTCTTATGGATATAAAAATAAAAAGGACTATTATGTTTCATATAACAGTATAGGAGAATATGCTAGTGACATAAAGAATTTAGTTAAGGATAAGGAAATACAAAGTATAAAAGAATATTATAACCCTATAAGGTTAAAATCACTAGGAAGCGAAGACATGCTTGAAAGCTTACTTCACAAGGGGATTGATTACTTAGAGGTAAGACTTTTAGACTTAGATCCTTTAAGTATTCAAGGAGTGAGTAAAGAAACACTTTATCTAGTGCACTTATTTATGATTTATACTTTATTAAAAGAGAACAAGGAAATAACATATAAAGATCAAGAAGAATTTTTCAAAAATCATGATATGGTTGCCTTAAAGGGCAGAAATGAAGACGCTGTTATACATGAAAATGGAGTTCCTGTTTTATTAAAAGACAAAGGAAGAGAAATACTAAGTGAAATGGATGAAATTGTAGAGATCTTATTTTCAAATAATGAGGAATTTAAAAATGTTATCAAAAGAGCATTAGAAAAAATTAATAATCCTCATGATACAATTTCAGAGAAACTTATTAAGGATATAAAAGAAGAGGGATATATTAATTTCCATATGAGATTAGCTAAGGAGTACTTAAATAACTTTAAAAATAAAGAATTTAATTTAGTTGGTTATGAAGATTTAGAATTATCAACACAAATATTAATATTAGATGCTATTAAAAGAGGAATAGAGTTTAATATGATGGATAGATTAGAAAACTTTATTTCTCTTAGTGATGGAGAAAAGGTTGAATATGTTAAGCAAGCAACAAAAACTTCTAAGGATTCATATATAACTGCCTTAATAATGGAAAATAAATTAGTTACTAAGGATATTTTAAAGGAAAATAATATAAGGGTTCCTAAGGGGAAAGATTATGACAATATAGATGAGGCAAAGAAAGATTTTAGATTATTTAAGGATGAGAAAATAGTTATAAAACCTAAGTCTACTAATTTTGGTTTAGGAATTAGTATATTTCCTGGAGAATATTCAAGGGAAGACTATGATAAAGCTGTTGAAATAGCTTTTAGAGAGGATAGTTCAATCCTTATAGAAGAATTTATGACAGGAAAGGAATATAGATTTCTTGTAATAGGGGAAGAGGTAGTAGGAATACTTCATAGAGAACCTGCCAATGTAATTGGGAATGGAGAAAGTACCATAGAAGAGCTTGTTTTTGAAAAGAATAAAGATCCATTAAGAGGAAGGGGATATAAGACTCCTTTAGAAAAAATAAAATTAGGAGAGATAGAAGAAATGTTTTTGAAAAATCAAGGACTAAGCTTTAAGTATATCCCTAAAAATGGAGAAAAAATCTATTTAAGAGAAAACTCTAATATAAGCACAGGAGGAGACAGTATAGACTTTACTGACAAAATACATCCTAGTTATAAAGAGGTAGCATTAAAGTCTGCTAAGGCTGTTAAAGCCCTTATATGCGGAGTAGATATGGTAATAGATAATATAGAGGAAGAGGCAAAGGAAAAAAATCATGGCATAATAGAATTGAATTTTAACCCAGCAATACATATTCATTGTTTCCCTTATAAAGGAGAGAATAGAAAAGCTGGTGAAAAAATATTAGATTTATTGTTTAATTAA
- a CDS encoding PspA/IM30 family protein, which produces MGIFNRISNMIKAKTNSALDEMENPVELLDQKIRDMEKSFNEAKRSSAQIFGNLKDTEKKMNEAKEESAQYDEKVRLAMSKGNEELAKKALKLKLDSDKKFESLKASYEGQRAKADVLKAKLVELEKELDKTRSYRDEAVARLNNAEASKQINEVIANVQSKSNSINIDDIERSISRKESYAAGLEELKGESLDDEFAKLEELSLDDELNKYRTQNTQEDKTSDSEVDLELEKYKNK; this is translated from the coding sequence ATGGGAATATTTAATAGAATATCAAATATGATTAAGGCTAAGACTAACTCAGCTTTAGATGAAATGGAGAATCCAGTAGAATTATTAGATCAAAAAATAAGAGATATGGAGAAATCTTTTAATGAAGCTAAAAGATCATCAGCTCAAATTTTTGGTAACTTAAAAGATACTGAAAAGAAAATGAATGAAGCTAAGGAAGAGTCAGCTCAGTATGATGAAAAAGTAAGATTAGCAATGAGCAAAGGAAATGAAGAGTTAGCTAAGAAAGCTTTAAAACTTAAATTAGATAGTGACAAGAAATTTGAGTCTTTAAAGGCAAGCTATGAAGGACAAAGAGCTAAAGCTGATGTTTTAAAAGCAAAATTAGTGGAATTAGAAAAAGAATTAGATAAAACAAGAAGTTATAGAGATGAAGCAGTAGCTAGACTTAATAATGCTGAAGCTTCAAAACAAATAAATGAAGTTATTGCAAATGTTCAAAGTAAGAGTAATTCAATTAATATTGATGATATAGAAAGAAGTATTTCAAGAAAAGAGAGTTATGCTGCTGGATTAGAAGAATTAAAAGGTGAAAGCTTAGATGATGAATTTGCTAAATTAGAAGAACTAAGTTTAGACGATGAATTAAATAAGTATAGAACACAAAACACACAAGAAGATAAAACTTCAGATTCAGAGGTAGATTTAGAATTAGAGAAATATAAAAATAAATAA
- a CDS encoding Cof-type HAD-IIB family hydrolase has protein sequence MNYKLVCIDMDGTLLDSHHKVSERNKEALKKAIEKGVHIAISTGRVFPSARIYGNIIGVNAPLICSNGSYIKDKNTDEVIFKSTLDRETYFKICDIINKYKFLAYVDSTDGLIADTDIPEDDSHRLMNSWVDEEEKIKFYKYDDLRDAYDEHGEDILKFIIIKQEGGPNIEEAKEEFEALEGVDLVYASWGGCIEIMKKGTSKGSAVKALADKLGISLEEVICIGDSGNDVSMLEEAGLSVVMGNAPDFIKEYGDYITDTNENDGVAKAIEKFILE, from the coding sequence ATGAATTATAAATTAGTTTGTATAGATATGGATGGTACGCTTTTAGATTCTCATCACAAAGTTAGTGAAAGAAATAAAGAGGCTTTAAAGAAAGCCATTGAAAAAGGAGTACATATTGCCATATCAACAGGAAGGGTTTTTCCCTCAGCTAGGATATATGGGAATATAATAGGAGTAAATGCACCATTAATCTGTTCAAATGGTTCATATATAAAGGATAAAAATACTGATGAGGTAATATTTAAATCTACACTAGACAGAGAAACTTACTTTAAAATATGTGATATTATAAACAAATATAAGTTTTTAGCTTATGTAGATTCTACAGATGGACTAATAGCAGATACTGATATTCCAGAGGATGATAGTCATAGGCTTATGAATAGCTGGGTAGATGAAGAAGAAAAAATAAAATTCTATAAATATGATGATTTAAGAGATGCTTATGATGAACATGGAGAAGATATATTAAAGTTTATAATAATAAAACAAGAAGGCGGACCTAATATAGAAGAAGCTAAGGAGGAATTTGAAGCTTTAGAAGGAGTAGATTTAGTTTATGCTTCTTGGGGTGGATGTATAGAGATCATGAAAAAAGGAACTTCAAAGGGAAGTGCAGTTAAAGCCCTTGCAGATAAATTAGGAATAAGCTTAGAAGAAGTAATATGCATTGGTGATAGTGGAAATGATGTATCTATGCTAGAAGAGGCAGGATTATCTGTAGTAATGGGAAATGCACCAGACTTTATTAAGGAATATGGGGATTATATAACAGATACAAATGAAAATGATGGTGTTGCTAAGGCTATAGAGAAGTTTATATTGGAATAA
- a CDS encoding DUF3785 domain-containing protein has translation MFSFTFDEKEYTLSEDKLLYFFNEDVEGFDIDKLFEILNSSEGVSFGKAYYDGPCEECKFGLEEKKKSFPFLEFNMFIYAKNGKFVISNIEKAYEGLTYNKLLRDKKVDKSYLVNINVCKNCGNFAVEVEELEV, from the coding sequence ATGTTTAGTTTCACTTTTGATGAAAAAGAATATACTTTATCAGAGGATAAATTGCTTTATTTCTTTAATGAAGATGTTGAAGGTTTTGATATAGATAAGCTTTTTGAAATATTAAATAGTAGTGAGGGAGTTAGCTTTGGAAAAGCCTATTATGATGGCCCTTGTGAAGAATGTAAATTTGGATTAGAGGAAAAAAAGAAGAGCTTCCCATTTTTAGAGTTTAATATGTTTATTTATGCTAAGAATGGAAAGTTTGTAATAAGCAATATAGAAAAAGCTTATGAAGGTCTTACTTATAATAAATTATTAAGAGATAAAAAAGTAGACAAGAGCTATTTAGTTAATATAAATGTTTGTAAAAATTGTGGGAACTTCGCTGTTGAAGTTGAGGAACTTGAAGTATAA
- a CDS encoding peptidylprolyl isomerase yields the protein MSLLKKVSKIVVGVTMASLLLIGCGGTGKKAKENIPEDKLPVATIEVKNFGTIEAELYPNKAPNTVDNFISLANSGFYDGLTIHRIVKGFVLQGGDPKGTGTGGPGYMIKGEFSSNGVENDIKHEEGILSMARSQNPDSAGSQFFIVTKEAPHLDGQYAAFGKVTKGLDVVHEIEKVSVGANDKPVEDVVIESIKVDTKGIEYKEPEKVK from the coding sequence ATGAGTTTATTAAAGAAAGTTAGCAAAATAGTAGTAGGAGTTACAATGGCATCTTTACTTTTAATAGGATGTGGAGGGACAGGTAAAAAGGCAAAGGAAAATATACCAGAGGATAAATTACCTGTAGCTACTATTGAAGTTAAGAATTTTGGAACTATAGAAGCAGAGTTATATCCAAACAAAGCTCCAAATACCGTTGATAACTTTATAAGCCTAGCTAATAGTGGATTTTATGATGGCTTAACTATCCATAGAATAGTTAAGGGATTTGTGCTTCAGGGTGGAGATCCAAAGGGAACAGGTACAGGTGGACCAGGATATATGATAAAGGGTGAATTTTCTTCTAATGGAGTAGAAAATGATATTAAGCATGAAGAGGGAATATTATCAATGGCAAGATCTCAAAATCCTGATAGTGCAGGAAGTCAATTCTTTATTGTTACAAAAGAAGCACCACATTTAGATGGTCAATATGCAGCCTTTGGAAAAGTTACTAAGGGATTAGATGTGGTTCATGAAATAGAAAAGGTTTCAGTAGGAGCAAATGATAAACCAGTTGAGGATGTTGTTATAGAATCAATTAAGGTGGATACAAAGGGAATAGAGTATAAGGAGCCTGAAAAGGTTAAATAA
- the dinB gene encoding DNA polymerase IV has product MKENRKIIHIDMDAFYASIEQRDNPKYKGKPLIVGGDPNRRGVVATCSYEARKYGIHSAMPSLTAYKLCPKAIFIRPRMEVYKKVSRQVMNILNEYSNLVEPLSLDEAFVDVSKSKRCKGSATLMALEIKERIFKEVGLTASAGVSFNKFLAKMASDFRKPDGITVITEENSKDFIRNIPIGKFFGVGRVTKNKLNNIGVFKGEDLLKFSEEELIDIFSDRGKILYEFARGIDNRPVNPYRIRKSIGKEITLREDIEDIDEMIEILERIAERVSESLCLLNKKGKTVTLKVKFNDFKHITRSITLEHFLKEKKEIMECVKDLISIVDFKNKKVRLLGITISSLEENIITEEREQLSFDV; this is encoded by the coding sequence ATGAAAGAGAATAGAAAGATAATTCATATAGATATGGACGCTTTTTATGCATCCATTGAACAGAGAGATAATCCTAAGTATAAAGGAAAGCCGTTGATTGTTGGTGGAGACCCAAATAGAAGAGGAGTAGTTGCAACTTGCTCTTATGAAGCAAGGAAATACGGAATACATTCAGCTATGCCCTCTTTAACTGCATATAAATTATGCCCTAAAGCTATTTTTATAAGACCTAGGATGGAGGTTTATAAAAAAGTTTCTAGGCAGGTTATGAATATATTAAATGAATACTCTAATCTTGTAGAACCCTTGTCCTTAGATGAGGCTTTTGTTGATGTAAGTAAAAGCAAAAGGTGCAAAGGTTCTGCAACCTTAATGGCCCTTGAAATAAAGGAAAGAATATTTAAAGAAGTAGGTCTTACTGCTTCAGCAGGAGTTTCTTTTAATAAATTTTTAGCAAAGATGGCATCAGATTTTAGAAAACCAGATGGTATAACAGTAATAACAGAGGAGAATTCAAAGGATTTTATAAGAAATATACCTATAGGAAAATTTTTTGGCGTTGGAAGAGTAACTAAAAATAAGCTAAATAATATAGGGGTATTTAAGGGGGAGGATTTACTTAAATTTTCTGAAGAAGAACTTATAGATATTTTTAGTGACAGGGGCAAGATATTATATGAATTTGCTAGGGGTATAGATAATAGACCAGTAAATCCATACAGGATTAGAAAGTCTATAGGTAAAGAAATTACCTTAAGAGAAGACATAGAAGATATAGATGAAATGATAGAGATTTTAGAGAGAATAGCAGAAAGAGTTAGTGAGAGTTTATGTTTATTAAATAAAAAAGGAAAGACTGTAACCTTAAAGGTGAAGTTTAACGATTTTAAACATATAACAAGAAGTATTACTTTAGAACACTTTTTAAAAGAAAAGAAGGAAATAATGGAATGTGTAAAAGATCTTATAAGCATAGTTGATTTTAAAAATAAAAAGGTAAGATTATTAGGAATAACAATATCATCTTTAGAAGAAAATATAATAACAGAAGAAAGAGAGCAGTTAAGCTTTGATGTTTAG
- a CDS encoding calcium/sodium antiporter: MNYIFLIIGFLLLIKGADLFVDGASGIAKKLGVPAVIIGLTIVSLGTSAPELAVSISASLKGSNDITMGNVLGSNLFNLLAALGCTAIVAPLVIKKHIIKNDFIVNLIATFILYVFTFTGLIGSKNSLSRIDGAVLVLMCITYIIYLIYTVKRSNKKEDEVALTAEFEDFEEQNIKSPNSTVKNIILSIVGVIGIILGGKIVVDSASAIALGLGLSEKLVGLTIVAIGTSLPELVTSLVAAKKGENDIALGNILGSNTFNILLILGLSSVISPITIAKSLSIDLIFLIIVTLIIGALIFLNKKKEKVLTKYEGVFLLALYIGYTVYIIMRN, from the coding sequence ATGAACTACATATTTCTAATAATAGGGTTCCTTTTACTTATTAAAGGAGCAGATCTTTTTGTTGATGGGGCTTCAGGAATAGCTAAAAAGCTAGGAGTTCCAGCTGTTATAATTGGACTTACTATTGTATCCTTAGGAACTAGTGCCCCAGAGCTTGCAGTAAGTATATCAGCTTCACTAAAAGGTAGCAATGATATTACCATGGGAAATGTTTTAGGATCAAATTTATTTAATCTTTTAGCAGCTTTAGGATGTACAGCCATTGTGGCTCCTTTAGTCATAAAGAAGCACATAATAAAAAATGATTTTATAGTAAATTTAATTGCAACTTTTATTTTATATGTTTTTACTTTTACTGGACTAATAGGAAGTAAAAATTCTTTATCTAGAATAGATGGAGCAGTATTAGTCTTAATGTGCATAACATATATAATATATTTAATATATACAGTTAAGAGAAGCAATAAAAAAGAAGATGAAGTAGCGTTAACTGCAGAATTTGAAGATTTTGAGGAGCAAAACATAAAGTCACCTAATAGCACAGTTAAAAATATAATTTTATCAATAGTTGGAGTTATAGGAATAATATTAGGTGGAAAAATAGTTGTTGATTCAGCTTCTGCAATTGCCTTAGGATTAGGACTGAGTGAAAAATTAGTTGGTCTTACAATTGTGGCAATAGGTACTTCTCTTCCAGAACTTGTTACTTCTTTAGTGGCAGCTAAAAAGGGTGAAAATGACATAGCTCTTGGAAATATATTAGGATCTAATACCTTTAACATATTATTAATATTAGGTTTATCATCCGTAATAAGCCCTATAACAATAGCTAAAAGTTTATCAATAGATTTAATATTCCTTATAATTGTCACTTTAATAATAGGTGCTTTAATTTTCTTAAATAAGAAAAAAGAAAAAGTACTTACTAAATATGAAGGGGTATTTCTTTTAGCTCTTTATATTGGATATACAGTATATATAATAATGAGAAATTAA
- a CDS encoding TVP38/TMEM64 family protein — protein MFISVIIALLGIVPSVFVTGANIVFFGPINGFLISLLGEVIGGWISFKVYRKGINKFAGNIEGKYELIDKIVKSEGRNVGILIFEGRLIPFIPSGLVTLAAAMSRVNSLTFIISTFLGKIPSILLEVLASYGVIMASQKNLKLVIGVLSLILFLLTLKKLKDKTSKK, from the coding sequence TTGTTTATAAGTGTAATTATAGCATTACTTGGGATAGTTCCCTCTGTATTTGTTACAGGAGCTAATATAGTATTCTTTGGTCCTATAAATGGATTTTTAATTTCTTTATTAGGTGAAGTTATAGGGGGATGGATAAGTTTTAAAGTATATAGAAAAGGTATAAATAAATTTGCAGGAAATATTGAAGGGAAATACGAATTAATAGATAAAATTGTAAAGAGTGAAGGGAGAAATGTTGGGATTTTAATTTTTGAAGGAAGATTAATACCTTTTATTCCATCAGGTTTAGTAACCTTAGCTGCTGCTATGAGCAGGGTTAATAGTCTTACATTTATAATATCTACGTTCTTAGGGAAAATACCGTCTATTTTATTAGAAGTTTTAGCAAGTTATGGGGTGATAATGGCTTCTCAAAAAAATTTAAAACTTGTTATTGGAGTTTTAAGTTTAATTTTATTTTTATTAACATTAAAAAAATTAAAAGATAAAACAAGCAAAAAATGA
- a CDS encoding DUF5317 domain-containing protein gives MIEAVIIALIISKIKGYSLKPFFKSWTIYPILIFEAIYIVFQISIFMGNYDVVKWAPWFKSIYMYLFLIPIFWYKEYVSALIGSLFILAGTFLNHIVMAANGGEMPVFPSLSYLTGYLKPNTISKVNDIHMIGTSTVKYKYLSDIIDVGYSVLSIGDILIRVFVVIIIYVTVKKTNEKNEYKQRNIFA, from the coding sequence ATGATCGAAGCAGTGATTATAGCATTAATAATTTCAAAAATAAAAGGATATAGTTTAAAGCCTTTCTTTAAAAGTTGGACAATCTATCCTATTTTGATTTTTGAAGCTATTTATATAGTCTTTCAGATAAGTATATTTATGGGTAACTATGATGTTGTAAAATGGGCACCTTGGTTTAAAAGTATATATATGTACTTGTTTTTAATACCTATATTTTGGTATAAAGAGTATGTAAGTGCTTTAATTGGATCGTTATTTATTTTAGCAGGAACTTTTTTAAATCATATTGTAATGGCTGCTAACGGTGGGGAAATGCCTGTTTTCCCAAGTTTATCATATTTAACAGGATATCTTAAGCCTAACACTATTTCAAAGGTAAATGATATACATATGATAGGAACAAGTACAGTAAAATATAAGTATTTAAGTGACATAATAGATGTAGGATATAGTGTTTTAAGTATTGGTGATATACTTATAAGAGTTTTTGTAGTCATAATAATATATGTTACAGTTAAAAAAACTAATGAGAAAAATGAATATAAGCAAAGGAATATATTTGCTTAG
- a CDS encoding accessory gene regulator B family protein produces MIENISKLIAEKVSSELNYDNERKEIIQYGTYALIQTLISIISVLILGLVFNIALEALIFLFTASILRKYSGGAHSESSNVCTLLGIIISICIGFLIKSSFFAKMNFELVVFIGIVIFVFGYFIVFKFAPVDTKNKPIKTEKKKKRMKKGSLKILTIYLFIEVLSIILYYNSGWSLAKPVMLSIIFGVAWQCMTLTYIGNILLKTIDSFTNKLL; encoded by the coding sequence ATGATTGAGAATATATCGAAGTTAATAGCTGAAAAAGTTTCTAGTGAATTAAATTATGATAATGAAAGAAAAGAAATTATTCAGTATGGAACTTATGCTCTAATACAAACATTAATATCAATAATTTCAGTACTTATACTGGGATTAGTGTTTAATATAGCTTTAGAAGCTTTGATATTTTTATTTACAGCAAGCATACTTAGAAAATATTCTGGAGGAGCACATTCAGAATCCTCTAATGTATGTACTTTATTAGGCATAATAATTTCAATATGTATTGGTTTTTTAATAAAAAGTAGTTTTTTTGCAAAAATGAACTTTGAGCTTGTAGTGTTTATTGGAATAGTTATTTTTGTTTTTGGATATTTTATAGTTTTTAAATTTGCTCCAGTAGATACTAAAAATAAACCAATAAAAACCGAAAAGAAGAAAAAACGCATGAAAAAAGGATCTTTAAAGATTTTAACTATATATTTATTTATTGAAGTATTAAGTATAATTTTATATTATAATTCAGGATGGAGTTTAGCTAAGCCTGTTATGTTAAGTATAATCTTTGGAGTAGCATGGCAATGTATGACTCTAACCTACATAGGAAATATATTGTTAAAAACTATAGATTCTTTTACAAATAAATTATTATAA
- a CDS encoding cyclic lactone autoinducer peptide has translation MKKLNKNLLTLFAALTTVVATTVATSACLWFTHQPEEPKSLRDE, from the coding sequence ATGAAAAAATTAAACAAAAACTTATTAACATTATTTGCTGCATTAACAACAGTAGTTGCAACAACAGTTGCTACTTCAGCATGTCTTTGGTTTACACACCAACCAGAGGAACCAAAATCTTTAAGAGATGAATAA